From Trueperella pecoris, a single genomic window includes:
- a CDS encoding ABC transporter substrate-binding protein yields MKRSFKTFAAAVATLALLAGCGGSGTTESKDTATKLNMWVPPLAANNQDKELWDEIVAPFEKDNNVDVNITVIPWDAYETKYLTGISSNDGPDVGYMYSEMIGDYIAKGQLVDLTDKVTKEQKDNFYFLKNGEFDGKQYSIPLIVGGARVLFYNKDLLAKAGVEAPTTWQEFLDAGVKLKEAGIKPYTAAWGDPARGAMNHVFFPYLFQAGGKLFADDGSRTLFDSPEMMEAAKFVMELRDKGVLDETATGTTPETQRKDFEEGKAAFVITSDQDMQKWTDAGINWGAITSLKGKQEGTFIASDSLAMLKKCGDQDLCYKLISFVTSGPQMEKLHKQAAFPPLGKDEKSTYPEQFAKMYAEQANILHPLPVIPNGTGTYQVLYENLQQMLNGQKTPEQALGDAATEANAMLAK; encoded by the coding sequence ATGAAACGCTCGTTTAAAACTTTCGCCGCCGCGGTAGCCACGCTCGCGCTCCTAGCGGGATGCGGAGGAAGTGGCACCACCGAGTCGAAGGACACCGCCACAAAACTCAACATGTGGGTCCCGCCGCTCGCCGCCAACAACCAGGACAAGGAACTGTGGGACGAGATCGTCGCACCGTTCGAGAAGGACAACAACGTCGACGTCAACATTACCGTCATCCCCTGGGACGCCTACGAGACCAAGTACCTCACCGGCATCTCCTCCAACGACGGCCCCGACGTCGGCTACATGTACTCCGAAATGATCGGCGACTACATCGCCAAGGGCCAGCTCGTCGACCTCACCGACAAGGTCACCAAGGAGCAGAAGGATAACTTCTACTTCCTCAAGAACGGCGAATTCGACGGCAAGCAATACTCCATCCCGCTCATCGTCGGAGGCGCCCGCGTGCTGTTCTACAACAAGGACCTCCTGGCCAAGGCCGGGGTCGAGGCACCCACCACCTGGCAAGAATTCCTCGACGCCGGAGTCAAGCTCAAGGAAGCCGGCATCAAGCCCTACACCGCCGCGTGGGGCGACCCGGCCCGCGGCGCCATGAACCACGTCTTCTTCCCCTACCTCTTCCAGGCAGGCGGCAAGCTTTTCGCCGACGACGGATCCAGGACCCTCTTCGATTCTCCCGAAATGATGGAGGCCGCCAAGTTCGTCATGGAGCTGCGCGATAAGGGCGTACTCGACGAGACCGCAACCGGCACCACCCCCGAAACCCAGCGCAAGGACTTCGAGGAGGGCAAGGCCGCGTTCGTCATCACCTCCGACCAGGACATGCAAAAGTGGACCGACGCCGGCATCAACTGGGGCGCCATCACCTCTCTCAAGGGCAAGCAAGAAGGCACGTTCATCGCCTCCGATTCCCTGGCCATGCTCAAAAAGTGCGGCGATCAGGACCTGTGCTACAAACTGATCTCCTTCGTCACCTCCGGCCCGCAGATGGAGAAGCTCCACAAGCAGGCCGCGTTCCCTCCGCTGGGCAAGGACGAGAAATCTACCTACCCCGAGCAGTTCGCCAAGATGTACGCCGAGCAGGCCAACATCCTTCACCCCCTCCCCGTGATCCCCAACGGCACCGGCACCTATCAGGTTCTCTACGAAAATCTTCAGCAGATGCTCAACGGCCAAAAGACGCCCGAGCAGGCGCTCGGCGACGCAGCAACCGAAGCTAACGCAATGCTGGCCAAGTAG
- the recR gene encoding recombination mediator RecR has translation MAGVYDGAVQTLIDELGRLPGVGPKGAQRIAFYLLEADDAEVQALVDALESVKSKVKFCEVCGNVTEDTLCRICSDPRRLDSVICVVEEAKDIVAIERSREYRGKYHVLGGAIDPIGGVGPDNLRIRELYARLGSGEVQEVILAMDPNVEGEATATYLSLNLSHMNVIVSRLASGLPVGGDLEYADEVTISRAMEGRQRIHTPTR, from the coding sequence ATGGCCGGAGTATACGACGGCGCCGTACAGACGCTCATTGACGAACTCGGGCGCCTGCCCGGGGTGGGCCCCAAAGGCGCCCAGCGCATCGCCTTTTACCTACTCGAAGCTGACGACGCCGAAGTCCAGGCCCTCGTCGACGCCCTCGAATCCGTGAAATCAAAGGTAAAATTCTGCGAAGTCTGCGGCAACGTCACCGAAGACACGCTCTGCCGAATCTGCTCTGATCCGCGCCGCCTCGACTCGGTGATCTGCGTCGTTGAAGAGGCCAAAGATATCGTCGCCATCGAACGCTCCCGCGAATACCGCGGCAAATATCACGTGCTCGGCGGCGCCATCGACCCCATCGGCGGCGTCGGCCCAGACAACCTGCGCATCCGAGAACTCTACGCGCGCCTCGGATCCGGTGAAGTCCAAGAGGTCATCCTCGCCATGGACCCCAACGTTGAAGGCGAGGCTACCGCAACCTACCTCTCGCTTAACCTGTCCCACATGAACGTCATCGTCTCGCGCCTGGCCTCCGGACTACCCGTCGGCGGCGACCTCGAATACGCCGACGAAGTGACCATCTCCCGCGCCATGGAAGGCCGCCAACGCATCCATACGCCCACCAGATGA
- a CDS encoding carbohydrate ABC transporter permease: MRDHTSHADARTGHNARRGRIGNVVLWIVIVPLLVLAVLPFILMVVSSLQHTTKLTFSVTPDALTFDNYVNLFTVQGFGSALLTSLSVVVIACVLNVIVCSLAGFGFAFKRFPGSEALFWLYLGTMMIPAQVTMIPMFIMFREMGILGSHFALAIPVVNAFGVFLIRQFMYSIPHSLLDAARIDGASDFRIFLTIIVPLIKPVLVALTVFTFLTTWNDFMWPLISLTSDDTRTVTLAVSQMTGAFETQYGMVMAGTTIAFLVPFLVYVVLQRQFVEGVTSTGIKG, from the coding sequence ATGCGCGACCACACCTCACACGCCGACGCACGTACCGGCCACAATGCACGGCGCGGACGCATCGGAAACGTCGTCCTCTGGATCGTCATCGTTCCCCTCCTCGTGCTCGCGGTCCTGCCCTTCATCCTGATGGTCGTCAGCTCCCTGCAGCACACGACCAAGCTCACGTTCTCCGTCACCCCCGACGCCCTCACCTTCGACAACTACGTCAACCTCTTCACCGTGCAAGGCTTCGGCTCAGCGCTGCTGACGTCCCTCAGCGTCGTCGTTATCGCATGCGTCCTCAACGTGATTGTCTGTTCTCTAGCGGGCTTTGGCTTCGCCTTCAAGCGCTTCCCCGGCTCGGAAGCCCTCTTCTGGCTCTACCTGGGCACGATGATGATCCCCGCCCAGGTCACGATGATCCCCATGTTCATCATGTTCCGTGAGATGGGCATCCTCGGCTCACACTTCGCACTAGCCATCCCCGTAGTCAACGCGTTCGGCGTCTTCCTCATACGCCAATTCATGTACTCCATCCCCCACTCCCTCCTCGACGCCGCCCGCATCGACGGCGCCTCCGACTTCCGCATCTTCCTGACGATCATCGTCCCGCTCATCAAGCCGGTACTCGTGGCGTTGACAGTATTTACCTTCCTCACCACATGGAACGACTTCATGTGGCCGCTCATCTCACTGACCTCCGACGACACCCGAACCGTCACGCTCGCCGTCTCCCAGATGACCGGCGCCTTTGAAACCCAGTACGGCATGGTCATGGCGGGAACGACGATCGCCTTCCTCGTTCCCTTCCTCGTCTACGTCGTCCTCCAACGCCAATTCGTTGAAGGCGTCACCTCGACCGGCATTAAGGGCTGA
- a CDS encoding DUF4091 domain-containing protein, whose product MTITFELCDSLTKVVPAETPRRNDAALSGLIGETLSFQTAWLDTMPRAARSQITVTVTPVFTDADSVPGGASEGVPGGVVTSESVAAFHVGLVPANLPAPDVPDDGYFTTTPTLLPDPLEELSLSRTKAGHTAVVQSAHRGWNSLWWDIEAMPGLVGIEIQGAIRTRHGHFLSPETEVVWNERLDVVVKNRHLPKPRLHNIQWFHADSIANYYGVEPWSEEHWQAVRAHMESCARMRVNTILTPVWTPPLDVAPGIYRRNVQLLDISERAGTYHFDFTKLDRWLELLLEAGLTDVEVPHLFTQWGAHACPRFWISSDDQGGTAADGRGGVAADGPRNEPQPRFGWDVAATSAEYHDFLAQLIPALREHLNEKVGEDHVWYHVSDEPEAEHYSSYKEARDSVVALLDGAQLIDALGDPDFQNLVQTPIVASDAIPRFRERGINPTWVYYCVAQDLGVANRFLAQRPNRHRALGFQLYQGQAVGFLHWAFNFYNTQYSLRALDPYRDTSAGGGFYSGDAFVVYPLPGGQVMESLRHRMLRAAFDDLAVCQLAEEMVGREAVLDIINPDRDLDYNSGWVSEAELLRRRAALDALIS is encoded by the coding sequence ATGACCATCACATTCGAACTGTGCGATTCCCTGACAAAGGTGGTTCCCGCCGAGACTCCTCGGCGCAACGACGCCGCCCTCAGCGGCCTCATTGGCGAAACCCTGTCTTTCCAAACCGCCTGGCTAGACACCATGCCGCGCGCCGCGCGCTCCCAGATTACCGTCACTGTCACGCCCGTCTTCACTGACGCCGATAGCGTGCCGGGCGGGGCTTCGGAGGGCGTGCCGGGCGGCGTCGTGACCAGCGAGAGCGTGGCCGCCTTCCACGTAGGCCTCGTGCCCGCCAACCTCCCCGCACCCGACGTCCCCGACGACGGCTACTTCACCACCACCCCCACCCTCCTTCCCGACCCCCTCGAGGAGCTCAGCCTCTCCCGGACGAAAGCCGGACACACCGCCGTCGTGCAATCCGCCCACCGCGGCTGGAACTCACTCTGGTGGGACATCGAGGCCATGCCGGGCCTCGTCGGCATCGAGATCCAAGGCGCCATCCGCACCCGCCACGGGCACTTCCTCAGCCCCGAGACGGAAGTCGTCTGGAATGAGCGGCTCGACGTCGTCGTCAAAAACCGACATCTACCCAAGCCCAGACTCCACAACATTCAATGGTTCCACGCTGACTCAATCGCCAACTACTACGGCGTTGAACCCTGGAGCGAAGAGCACTGGCAAGCCGTGCGGGCACACATGGAATCGTGCGCGCGTATGCGCGTCAACACCATCCTGACGCCCGTGTGGACGCCGCCGCTGGATGTCGCCCCCGGAATTTACCGGCGCAACGTCCAACTCCTCGACATCAGCGAACGCGCAGGCACCTACCACTTCGACTTCACCAAGCTCGACCGCTGGCTCGAGCTGCTCCTCGAGGCCGGGCTGACCGACGTCGAGGTGCCCCACCTCTTCACCCAATGGGGCGCGCACGCCTGCCCGCGTTTCTGGATCAGCAGCGACGACCAGGGCGGAACAGCGGCGGACGGCCGGGGCGGAGTAGCGGCGGACGGCCCGCGCAATGAGCCACAACCTCGCTTCGGCTGGGACGTGGCCGCGACGTCGGCCGAATACCACGACTTCCTCGCGCAACTCATCCCCGCGCTGCGTGAACACCTCAATGAGAAGGTCGGCGAGGACCACGTCTGGTACCACGTCTCCGACGAACCTGAGGCCGAACATTATTCCTCGTACAAGGAGGCGCGGGACTCCGTCGTCGCACTCCTTGATGGCGCCCAGCTTATCGACGCGCTTGGCGACCCCGATTTCCAAAACCTCGTCCAAACGCCCATCGTCGCATCCGACGCCATACCCCGCTTCCGCGAGCGCGGCATCAACCCGACGTGGGTCTACTACTGCGTGGCGCAGGACTTGGGCGTAGCAAACCGCTTCCTGGCCCAGCGCCCCAACCGCCACCGCGCCCTGGGCTTTCAGCTCTATCAGGGGCAGGCAGTCGGTTTCCTACATTGGGCGTTCAACTTCTACAACACTCAGTATTCGTTGCGGGCCCTCGATCCTTACCGGGACACCTCTGCGGGCGGCGGCTTCTACTCCGGTGACGCGTTCGTGGTCTACCCGCTTCCGGGCGGGCAGGTCATGGAGAGCCTGCGCCACCGTATGTTGCGCGCCGCCTTCGACGACCTCGCCGTGTGCCAGCTGGCGGAGGAGATGGTCGGGCGCGAGGCCGTACTCGATATCATCAACCCCGATCGCGACCTCGATTACAACTCGGGATGGGTCAGCGAGGCCGAACTGTTGCGGCGCCGGGCGGCGCTCGATGCGCTGATCTCGTAG
- a CDS encoding aspartate-semialdehyde dehydrogenase: MNITLAVVGATGQVGRVMRTLLEERNVDVDAVRFFSSARSAGTVLPFRGHDVVVEDVADADFSGIDVAVFSAGGAASLEYAPKFAAAGAVVVDNSSAWRKDPQVPLVVSEVNPEAIKDRPKGIIANPNCTTMAIMPVVKVLADEAGLKKMVVSSYQAVSGSGLAGVNALANQARAGVEGGEALKELAVDGYAIAHPADTKPYVAPIAFNVVPLAGSIVDDATFETDEEQKLRNESRKILGLPDIKVAGTCVRVPVFTGHSMAVSAEFENEISVERAIELLKVAPGVEYTEVPNPLESAGNDACYVGRVRQNYAADDPAKGLSFFVVGDNLRKGAALNTIQIAELVIEELRG; encoded by the coding sequence ATGAACATCACCCTTGCAGTTGTTGGCGCAACCGGCCAGGTCGGACGCGTCATGCGCACATTGCTAGAAGAACGCAACGTGGATGTCGATGCGGTTAGGTTCTTCTCGTCGGCTCGTTCGGCGGGCACCGTTCTGCCATTCCGGGGGCACGACGTCGTGGTTGAAGACGTAGCCGACGCCGACTTCTCAGGAATCGACGTTGCTGTGTTTTCGGCCGGCGGAGCGGCGTCGTTAGAGTACGCGCCGAAATTTGCGGCGGCGGGCGCCGTCGTCGTCGATAACTCCTCCGCATGGCGAAAGGACCCGCAGGTGCCGCTCGTCGTGTCCGAAGTTAACCCGGAGGCGATCAAGGACCGCCCGAAGGGAATCATCGCCAACCCCAATTGCACCACGATGGCGATCATGCCCGTCGTCAAGGTACTCGCCGATGAAGCCGGGCTGAAAAAGATGGTCGTGAGCTCCTACCAGGCCGTGTCCGGATCTGGACTTGCCGGCGTGAACGCCCTAGCCAACCAGGCCCGCGCCGGCGTCGAAGGAGGGGAGGCCCTCAAGGAGCTCGCCGTGGATGGGTACGCCATCGCGCACCCCGCTGACACGAAGCCCTATGTTGCTCCGATCGCCTTCAACGTTGTGCCGCTGGCCGGCTCCATCGTGGATGACGCCACCTTCGAGACCGACGAAGAGCAGAAACTACGAAACGAGTCGCGCAAGATTTTGGGCCTGCCAGACATCAAGGTCGCGGGCACGTGCGTGCGTGTTCCCGTGTTTACCGGGCACTCGATGGCGGTGTCGGCCGAGTTCGAGAACGAGATTTCGGTAGAACGCGCGATTGAGCTTCTCAAGGTTGCCCCCGGCGTGGAATACACCGAGGTTCCCAACCCGCTAGAATCCGCTGGAAACGACGCCTGTTATGTGGGGCGCGTGCGGCAGAACTACGCCGCCGACGATCCCGCGAAGGGGCTGTCTTTCTTCGTTGTGGGCGACAACCTGCGCAAGGGTGCGGCTCTCAACACCATCCAGATCGCGGAGCTCGTCATCGAGGAACTGCGGGGTTAG
- a CDS encoding aspartate kinase codes for MSLIVQKFGGSSVADADGIKRVAKRIVDTHQAGNKVVVIVSAMGDTTDELIDLAASVTDAPSAREMDILLTAGERISMALLAMAVTDLGVHAHAFTGQQAGLHTDTAYGKASIVGVVPERIARVLQADEIAIIAGFQGVNIHEDVTTLGRGGSDTTAVAFAAALRADVCEIYSDVDGVLTADPRICKSARQIPALTYEETLEMAAHGAKILHLRAVEYARRYDVPLHVRSSFSNKEGTWIVNESTRSRWDGDNEAPIISGISHDTSQAKITITRVPDEPGAAARIFQVVADAGSSIDMIVQNVPVNQPGQANISFTLPIAEVQLAVDALEAARESLGFDQIQQDDGVGILSLIGTGMRSHPGVTAKFFAALAEAGINIDMISTSEIRISTVLDARDVPEAVRVVHTAFDLDAEEEAIVYGGSGR; via the coding sequence GTGTCTCTCATCGTGCAAAAGTTCGGCGGATCATCCGTCGCCGACGCCGACGGCATCAAGCGCGTCGCCAAACGCATTGTGGACACGCATCAGGCCGGAAACAAGGTCGTCGTCATCGTATCCGCCATGGGCGACACGACCGACGAACTGATCGACCTCGCCGCCTCAGTTACGGATGCACCCAGCGCACGCGAAATGGACATCCTGCTCACAGCCGGCGAACGCATCTCCATGGCGCTCCTCGCCATGGCCGTGACCGACCTCGGCGTGCACGCCCATGCCTTCACCGGCCAACAAGCCGGCCTCCACACCGATACGGCCTACGGCAAGGCGTCGATCGTCGGCGTCGTGCCCGAACGCATCGCCCGCGTCCTGCAAGCCGACGAAATCGCCATCATCGCAGGCTTCCAAGGCGTCAACATACACGAAGACGTCACCACGCTCGGCCGCGGCGGATCCGACACCACCGCCGTCGCCTTCGCAGCGGCACTGCGTGCGGACGTGTGCGAAATCTACTCCGACGTCGACGGCGTGCTGACCGCCGACCCCCGCATCTGCAAGTCCGCCCGGCAAATACCGGCGCTGACCTACGAAGAAACACTCGAGATGGCAGCACACGGCGCCAAAATCTTGCACCTGCGTGCAGTCGAATACGCTCGCCGCTACGACGTGCCATTACATGTGCGCTCATCGTTTTCCAACAAGGAAGGAACGTGGATCGTGAACGAGTCCACCCGTAGCCGCTGGGACGGCGACAACGAAGCCCCGATCATCTCCGGGATCAGCCACGATACATCGCAGGCAAAAATTACCATCACGCGCGTCCCCGACGAACCGGGGGCCGCCGCCCGCATCTTCCAGGTGGTCGCCGACGCCGGCTCGTCAATCGACATGATCGTCCAAAATGTGCCCGTCAACCAGCCAGGCCAAGCCAACATCTCCTTCACGCTGCCCATCGCCGAGGTCCAGCTCGCCGTCGACGCCCTCGAGGCAGCCCGCGAGAGCCTCGGCTTCGACCAGATTCAGCAAGACGACGGCGTCGGCATCCTCTCGCTGATAGGTACAGGTATGCGGTCGCACCCGGGAGTGACCGCGAAGTTCTTCGCCGCCCTCGCCGAAGCAGGTATCAACATTGACATGATTTCCACCTCGGAGATTCGTATCTCCACCGTGCTCGACGCCCGCGACGTACCCGAGGCCGTCCGAGTCGTACACACCGCATTCGACCTAGATGCCGAAGAAGAAGCAATCGTTTACGGAGGTAGCGGACGATGA
- a CDS encoding carbohydrate ABC transporter permease gives MARSTTVSQKKNRSLSQRWSGTAYVLPSFAILLLIALIPIVYTAYLSFTKYDVLSDPIWAGTANYEKLATDQKFWSALKNTVIYTVFTVPLQIFIPMLLADMLAKTKEKWLSGFVRSVLFVPVVASLILVGTVWRYMLSGDTGFFNSILADFGVGPINFLGNPTWAMAVVIIVSAWKNIGYFLVLFYAGVLDIPAERYEAASVDGAGRVQQFFHVTMPGLRPVTVLCVILSTIWSFQVFDLVYVMTGGGPGGATTTLVMAIYQQGFKLFQMGSASAIAIVLLIIIIIFSALQKLVMKEDEN, from the coding sequence ATGGCGAGGTCAACGACCGTTTCGCAGAAAAAGAACCGCAGCCTATCGCAACGATGGTCCGGGACAGCCTACGTGCTACCCTCCTTCGCCATCCTCCTCCTCATTGCGCTCATCCCCATCGTCTACACGGCCTACCTGTCGTTCACCAAATACGATGTGCTCTCCGACCCGATCTGGGCCGGCACAGCTAACTACGAAAAGCTTGCCACCGACCAGAAATTCTGGTCAGCCCTGAAGAACACCGTCATCTACACGGTCTTCACCGTGCCGCTACAGATTTTCATCCCGATGCTCCTCGCCGACATGCTCGCCAAGACCAAGGAGAAGTGGCTCTCCGGCTTCGTGCGATCGGTCCTGTTCGTACCCGTCGTTGCCTCACTCATCCTCGTCGGCACCGTCTGGCGCTACATGCTCTCCGGCGACACCGGATTCTTCAACTCGATCCTGGCCGATTTCGGCGTCGGGCCCATTAACTTCCTTGGCAATCCCACGTGGGCGATGGCCGTCGTTATCATCGTCAGCGCCTGGAAGAACATCGGATACTTCCTCGTCCTCTTCTACGCCGGCGTCCTCGACATCCCGGCAGAACGCTACGAGGCCGCATCCGTCGACGGCGCCGGGCGCGTCCAGCAGTTCTTCCACGTGACCATGCCTGGCCTGCGCCCGGTCACCGTCCTGTGCGTCATCCTGTCAACGATCTGGTCTTTCCAGGTCTTCGACCTCGTCTACGTCATGACCGGCGGTGGCCCCGGCGGCGCAACCACCACCCTCGTCATGGCCATCTACCAGCAGGGATTCAAGCTGTTCCAGATGGGAAGCGCCTCCGCCATCGCCATCGTGCTACTCATCATCATTATCATCTTCTCCGCCCTGCAGAAGCTTGTCATGAAGGAGGACGAGAACTAA
- a CDS encoding DNA polymerase III subunit gamma and tau — protein sequence MSIALYRRYRPESFQEVIGQDHVTKPLKAALEAGRTTHAYLFSGPRGCGKTTSARILARCLNCVEYPTATPCGVCDSCKELSRDGSGSLDVVELDAASHGGVDDARELREQAGFAPVRDRFKIFIIDEAHMVTNQGFNALLKLVEEPPPHVKFIFATTEPEKVIGTIRSRTHHYPFRLVPPLDLEKYLALLCAQEGVSAGKDLLSLVVRAGTGSVRDTLSVLDQIIGGSEGTRLDYERAVALLGYTSATLLDEAINAITARDGAGIFGVVDAVVKSGHDPRRFVEDLLQRLRDLVIISLAGEEAKDVFVSVPEDQYATMIDQASALGAERASQCADLTNEALSEMAGATAPRLQLELLCARLIIARVGAPEQQAVVKNGPEAPTPEVASSLAKFRSRAGSVAAPQAQQAPQAKQGPQAQEAPRAPQTPQASAVQQGQQAPQRQPASQSRTPQQGGVAPQATPAPQAVAAPQMAPSAHSVPEPQETPAPHEPPRQQNLPIEQGRPTRQGMPAPQESLVDRQRRLDQMDPRVRPMPAMPVDEPSGEEGGSRPRGERVNAPENPQRQEQPAPAQDSASEGPLAQVTSHWGAIISDQSLSRIAHAQLNAARGPVSVEGGVLYVGFDQPGVANAFTARGAREVEQILSTHLNLSLRVQGRAGGEGPKVSAAQVAAPTQPHADATTHADATTHGDSEAKAGAAALGESAPQRAPMPVPATQPQPAAPGRETTAAPAMEPEPESPPTRPSQQARQVHSLEPANSEPVFEPGPEPIDEYDEALYGEPHGYPNASARASHASPATSQVSPTFQPSPTSEPSSSQAVAPGSRPDWPATPTSSAASILGSAAENFPMPPPADLPANMVTSYGETADNAGDGVVKMPFTVPPVEDPFTHTTRGKWSPPPGPVTHLTAVGDPDDEPEPAEENPEWEGASADDPDISQSTVVGLQVVLERFDAKVIEEREEG from the coding sequence GTGAGTATCGCCCTGTATCGCCGTTACCGGCCCGAGTCTTTCCAGGAAGTGATCGGTCAAGATCACGTCACCAAGCCACTGAAGGCTGCCCTGGAAGCGGGTCGCACTACGCATGCCTATCTGTTCTCCGGTCCGCGCGGATGTGGGAAGACCACCTCGGCGCGTATTCTCGCGCGTTGCCTGAATTGCGTTGAGTATCCAACGGCTACGCCCTGTGGCGTGTGCGATTCTTGTAAGGAGCTTTCGCGGGACGGTTCCGGGTCATTGGACGTGGTGGAGCTTGATGCGGCGTCGCACGGCGGCGTCGATGACGCGCGAGAGCTTCGGGAACAGGCCGGTTTCGCTCCGGTGCGGGATCGCTTCAAGATCTTCATCATCGATGAGGCACACATGGTCACTAACCAGGGCTTCAATGCACTGTTGAAGCTGGTTGAGGAACCGCCTCCGCATGTGAAGTTCATTTTTGCCACGACCGAGCCCGAAAAGGTCATCGGGACGATTCGCTCGCGCACACATCACTATCCGTTCCGTCTTGTGCCGCCGCTCGACTTGGAAAAGTACCTGGCGCTGTTGTGCGCGCAGGAGGGTGTGAGCGCTGGGAAGGATCTGCTCTCTCTCGTTGTGCGGGCGGGAACAGGCTCCGTACGTGACACATTGTCCGTGCTTGACCAGATTATTGGTGGTTCGGAAGGAACACGCCTGGACTATGAACGCGCGGTGGCGCTACTCGGCTACACGTCGGCGACTTTGCTGGACGAAGCTATCAATGCGATCACAGCTCGTGACGGTGCAGGAATTTTCGGCGTGGTCGATGCAGTTGTGAAGTCAGGTCATGATCCGCGCCGTTTCGTGGAGGACCTTCTCCAACGGTTGCGTGACTTGGTCATCATTTCCTTGGCAGGAGAAGAAGCGAAGGATGTCTTCGTTTCCGTTCCTGAAGACCAGTATGCGACCATGATTGACCAGGCGAGCGCGCTGGGTGCCGAACGCGCCTCGCAGTGCGCGGATCTGACGAATGAGGCACTCAGCGAGATGGCGGGCGCAACTGCGCCGCGGCTGCAGCTGGAGTTGCTGTGTGCACGGTTGATCATTGCGCGCGTGGGTGCTCCGGAACAGCAGGCGGTCGTTAAGAACGGGCCAGAGGCTCCGACCCCCGAGGTGGCCAGTAGCCTGGCCAAGTTCCGTTCGCGGGCTGGCTCCGTTGCGGCGCCACAAGCCCAGCAAGCACCTCAAGCCAAGCAAGGGCCACAAGCGCAAGAAGCGCCACGGGCCCCCCAAACACCTCAGGCTAGCGCTGTGCAACAAGGCCAGCAGGCGCCGCAAAGGCAGCCGGCGTCGCAGAGCCGGACACCTCAACAAGGGGGAGTCGCTCCGCAGGCGACACCCGCTCCTCAGGCTGTTGCCGCTCCTCAAATGGCTCCCAGTGCTCACAGCGTTCCCGAACCGCAAGAGACACCCGCTCCTCACGAGCCTCCACGTCAACAGAACCTGCCAATCGAGCAAGGACGGCCGACACGGCAGGGTATGCCAGCGCCTCAGGAATCCTTGGTCGATCGTCAGCGCCGGCTAGATCAGATGGATCCGCGTGTTCGGCCGATGCCCGCGATGCCAGTGGACGAACCGAGTGGCGAAGAGGGTGGAAGTCGGCCGAGGGGCGAGCGAGTCAACGCGCCGGAGAACCCGCAAAGGCAAGAACAACCAGCACCCGCGCAGGACTCAGCGAGCGAGGGTCCGTTGGCCCAGGTCACTTCACACTGGGGTGCGATTATCTCTGACCAGAGCCTGTCACGCATCGCCCACGCGCAACTGAACGCAGCACGTGGACCGGTGAGCGTCGAAGGAGGCGTGCTATACGTCGGCTTCGATCAGCCGGGCGTGGCCAACGCCTTCACTGCCCGGGGCGCTCGCGAGGTCGAGCAGATTCTCTCCACGCATCTCAACCTGAGTCTGCGCGTTCAAGGCAGGGCAGGGGGAGAGGGCCCAAAAGTTAGTGCCGCGCAGGTCGCGGCGCCAACGCAGCCGCACGCCGACGCCACCACTCACGCTGACGCCACCACTCATGGCGACTCCGAGGCCAAGGCAGGCGCCGCCGCCCTTGGCGAGTCGGCCCCGCAACGGGCACCCATGCCGGTTCCAGCTACGCAACCACAGCCGGCCGCTCCCGGGCGAGAAACCACTGCGGCGCCTGCTATGGAACCGGAACCGGAGTCGCCGCCAACACGCCCATCCCAGCAAGCGCGGCAGGTGCACTCACTCGAGCCGGCGAATAGCGAACCGGTCTTCGAACCTGGCCCCGAGCCCATCGACGAATATGACGAGGCCCTCTACGGCGAACCCCATGGCTACCCGAACGCCAGCGCACGTGCCTCCCATGCCTCGCCCGCAACATCGCAAGTCTCGCCCACATTCCAACCCTCACCCACGTCCGAACCGTCGAGCTCCCAAGCCGTGGCCCCTGGTTCTCGGCCCGATTGGCCTGCAACTCCTACATCCTCGGCCGCCTCCATCCTCGGATCGGCCGCCGAGAACTTCCCCATGCCCCCGCCCGCCGACCTGCCGGCAAACATGGTCACCAGCTACGGTGAGACAGCCGACAACGCGGGTGACGGCGTCGTGAAAATGCCCTTTACCGTGCCACCCGTCGAAGACCCCTTCACACACACGACGCGAGGAAAGTGGAGTCCGCCGCCGGGACCGGTGACGCACCTGACCGCCGTCGGCGACCCGGACGACGAACCCGAACCCGCAGAAGAAAATCCCGAGTGGGAAGGCGCCTCGGCGGACGACCCCGATATCTCACAGTCAACCGTGGTGGGTCTACAAGTTGTGCTCGAGCGCTTCGACGCTAAAGTGATCGAAGAACGTGAGGAGGGCTAA